CGCGCATCATCAATTAATACTGAATCGACCTCATCCACCATTGCAAAGTGTAATTTGCGCTGTACCAACTGACCTGGTTCCTGCGCCATATTGTCACGCAGATAATCAAAACCAAACTCATTGTTCGTACCATAAGTAATATCAGCCAGGTAAGCATTTCTACGTTCCTGAGAGTTAGGCTCATGTTTATCGATACAATCTACTCTGATACCATGGAATTCGAATAAAGGGCCATTCCACTCCGAGTCACGTCGTGCCAGGTAATCATTCACTGTTACAATGTGTACACCCTGACCAGCTAAAGCGTTCAGGTAAGCAGGTAATGTACTTACCAGCGTTTTACCCTCACCCGTTGCCATCTCAGCAATTTTACCATTGTGTAATACGATACCACCGATTAGCTGCACATCATAGTGAACCATGTTCCATACCACTGTACTTCCCGCAGCATCCCATGAATTAGCCCAGTAAGCTTTATCACCTTCAATTTTTACGTTAGCTCTGCGTGCAGCATATTCTCTGTCATAAGCAGAAGCCGTAACTTCAAGCGTAGGATTCTCAGCAAAACGTCTTGAAGTTTCTTTCACCACTGCGAAAGCAGCAGGAAGGATTTCCATCAATACAACTTCTAATTCTTTATCTCTGTCTTTTACCAATACATCAATCCGCTCATAAATGGCAGTTTTTTCAGGTAATGATAAATCCTGACCATCAGCATCAGTTTTCAGGGTACTAATTTGAGTATCAATCTCCGCTAAAGATTTGGCTATAATGTCTTTGAAATAGACAGTTTTGTTACGCAATTCATCATTGCTTAAGGCCGAAAGCTTAGCGTATTCTTCATTTATCTTAATGACAAGTGGTTGGATTGCCTTAATATCTCTTTCTGATTTGCTTCCAAAAACTTTGGTTAAAAATCCCAGCATCGTTTTATTTATGTTTTATTTGTTTTAAAATCATCATTTTACAACAACCAAGCCACACCAGTCTACAGGTCACTTTGGCAGTTATCGAGGGATAAAACTACAAAATATCTTGTAATTGTAATGGCTATACCTGCTTTATTTAAGCAGATAAGTACAATTTGTCATCTTGCGGTAATGATTGAATGAATATAATTTAGAAGAGTCTGTCTAAAATTTAGGCAAAGCGTTTATCTTTGCTGAATATGAATATCTTATTATTAGGTTCTGGTGGAAGAGAAAGCGCTTTCGCCTGGAAGATGAGCCAATCTGAGCAATGCTCCAAACTATTTATCGCACCAGGTAATGGTGGAACAGCAGCATATGGTAAAAATGTAAATCTGAATCCGAATGATTTTGCAGCAATCAAAACATTTGTATTAACAGAGAAGATTGAGCTTGTTGTTGTAGGCCCTGAAGAACCTCTGGTAAATGGTATTCATGATTTTTTCCTGGCGGATGATAAACTTGCAGGCATCCCGGTTATCGGCCCTAAAAAAGAAGGTGCTATACTGGAAGGCAGCAAGGATTTTTCCAAAGAATTTATGGCACGCCATAACATCCCTCACCCGGGCTCTAAATCGTTCACCAAAGATACTTTGGCAGCAGGATTAGCTTACCTGGAAACCCACAGCTTACCAGTTGTTTTAAAAGCAGATGGTTTAGCAGCAGGAAAAGGGGTTTTGATTTGTGAAACCGTAGCAGACGCGCAGGCTGAGCTGACCTTGATGTTAAGTGAAGGCAAGTTTGGAAATGCAGGTGCAATCGTAGTGATCGAAGAGTTCTTAACAGGAATTGAATTATCAGTATTTGTATTGACTGACGGTGATAATTATGTGATTTTACCAGAAGCGAAAGATTACAAACGTATTGGTCAGGGTGATACCGGGTTAAATACAGGTGGTATGGGTTCTGTTTCTCCGGTTCCTTTTGCAGATGAAAAATTCTTAAAGGAAGTTGAAAACAGCATTATCATTCCTACTATTAATGGATTAAAGAAAGATAAAATAGATTATACAGGTTTCATTTTCTTCGGACTGTTCAAAGTTGGTGATAAACCAATGATCATTGAATACAACTGTAGAATGGGTGATCCAGAGACTCAAAGCGTTATACCAAGAATCGAGAATGACCTGGTAGAACTTTTCATTGCAGCTTCGAAAAAGCAGTTAAAAGATGTTCAATTGAAGATCAGCCCGAAAAGTGCAGCTACAGTGGTAATTGTAGCAGGTGGTTACCCTGGCGACTATGAAAAAGGTAAAGCGATAACCGGAATTGATAACATCCGCAAATCATTAGCTTTCCATGCAGGAACAATTGCAGAGGGTGGTGTGATTAAAAGTAACGGCGGACGCGTTTTAGCGGTAACAAGTTTACAGGATAACATGTTTGAGGCGTTACAATCAGCAACGGCAGATGCAGCAAGGATATACTTTGACGGGAAATATTTCAGAGAAGATATAGGTTTTGATTTGATGTAAAATCAAAACACAGTATAAGAAAGGCCCGGAATAGTTATTCCGGGCCTTTCTTGTTTTAACAATCCACACAACAAAAAGTAAAATATATTTTATATTTAATTACTTTTATACACCCAACAAGCATAATAATTAATTTAATTATAAAATTCAGAATGATCAAAATAGCTCTCACAATGGCTTTCGCAACTATGATTAGTGTTTCTGCCTATTCCCAAACAAATACAGGTACTGTAACCTCTTTTGTTACGCTCGCAGAAGGTCCTACCAACTATGGTTATATTGGCCGTGCAAACAATTACATCTGCCTGGAATCCACTACCTAATCTACTTACATTAACCTACCAGAGTAAAGATTTTGCTATAGGGGGCTGGGCAAAATCCACTAACAATTGGATGGGGGCTTCTTTGTTCATCAATTCTGACAACGGTAATGTGGGTATAGGAACAACAACTCCAGGATCAAAACTTCATGTAGACGGCGCCACTACCACAAACCTTGTTAGCTTTACCGAAGGATCAACCAGCCTCGGATATTTAGGCCGTGGTGCAACTGTCACAGGCGCATGGGGTCAGTTATCCGACGCACTGGCACTAACTTATCAGGGAAGAGATTTTGTAATCGGAGGATGGGGTAAAACAACGAGCAACTGGATGGGAGCGACTTTATTCATCAACTCTGACAATGGCCATGTAGGTATTGGCACTATAAAACCAGATGCCAAATTAACCGTAGCAGGTAATATTCATGCACAAGAAGTAAAAGTCACTATTGATGCCGGTGCAGATTTTGTATTCCTAAAAGATTATCAATTAAAACCGCTTGAAGAGGTAGGCGAATATATTAAAACTAACAATCATTTGCCTGAAATCGCTTCTGCTGAAGAGATGAAAAAGAATGGCCTGGAACTGGGCCAGATGAATATTAAGCTCTTGCAAAAAATTGAAGAATTGATGCTTTACATGATCGATATTAAACAACAACTAGAAG
The DNA window shown above is from Pedobacter cryoconitis and carries:
- the purD gene encoding phosphoribosylamine--glycine ligase, with the translated sequence MNILLLGSGGRESAFAWKMSQSEQCSKLFIAPGNGGTAAYGKNVNLNPNDFAAIKTFVLTEKIELVVVGPEEPLVNGIHDFFLADDKLAGIPVIGPKKEGAILEGSKDFSKEFMARHNIPHPGSKSFTKDTLAAGLAYLETHSLPVVLKADGLAAGKGVLICETVADAQAELTLMLSEGKFGNAGAIVVIEEFLTGIELSVFVLTDGDNYVILPEAKDYKRIGQGDTGLNTGGMGSVSPVPFADEKFLKEVENSIIIPTINGLKKDKIDYTGFIFFGLFKVGDKPMIIEYNCRMGDPETQSVIPRIENDLVELFIAASKKQLKDVQLKISPKSAATVVIVAGGYPGDYEKGKAITGIDNIRKSLAFHAGTIAEGGVIKSNGGRVLAVTSLQDNMFEALQSATADAARIYFDGKYFREDIGFDLM